The nucleotide sequence GACGAGCTTGATAGTGTAGATAGAGTAGCGGTACCTTGAGCATGAATAAAAACTAAATAGAATAGCGATATAGGAAATACAATTAATGTTTCCCAAGTAAGTCCTAGAAGGACATCTAGTTTAGCCATTTTTTTAGCGAGACCGTATAGTGCAAAGGTAACAGCTAGCGATATTGAAATCCACGGAATATGTCCGTATTGAATCGATAACATTAAGACTCCAACACCAGCAAGAATAATAGCTAACCACTGCCCCAAATAAAGTCTTTCCTTTAAGAAAACGACAGCGAATAACACACTGATTAACGGGTTCATATAATAACCCAAACTTGTTTCGATGACATGGTTATCGTTGACAGCCCAAATAAATATGAGCCAATTACAAGTAATTAATAGCGAACATAAAATAACTGCCACCTTACTTTTCCGATCTACTACAGCCGCTTTCATATGCTTCCATCGCTTGGCTACAATAACGATTATGGCAACAAAGACGAATGACCATAGTATCCGATGCGATAATACTTCCATTGCAGACATTGTATCGAACATGCGCCAATATAAGGGTAATAGTCCCCAACATAAATAGGTTAATACTGCATATATAATACCTTTCCTCATAAAAAACTCCTTCTGCTGTCATACTTGCTCTGTGCTGGGATTAAAAGTTCATCCTGAATTATATATCAGTCTAATCTACTTGTACAATTCCACAAAGGCCCAGCTAATTGCTCAACTTAAGCAGTTAGCTGGACCTAAAACGAGAGATAAAGCATTCGTTTATTCGCCACCCCCTTCTATACAAAAAAGCCTCAGAGCATTGTCTCTGAGGCAATCTTGTAGGTCAGAAATCTAGTAATTTTCTGAGTCTATGGCAAGTTCCCATTTAAATTCTTGTAGACCAGTGATGATGGGGGATGTCTCCAAAAATTAATAAACATCACCGCGATTATCGATCGCCAAAATATAAACAACTTGTTCTTGATGATCGATTTCGAACAATACCCGATAACTTCCTACACGCAGTCGAAACCGTTTATCATAACCTTTCATCGGTCTAATGTCGCCTATCGGTGGTCGAACAGTCAACCCAAGTAATGATTTTCGAATGCGTTCCTGAATAGCCTTTTCTTGTTTGGCTACAAACTTAATGGCATCACGATTTAATGTCAGTCGGTAAGTTAAGCTCATTCATAGCTTCCTCCCATGACATAAATCCGCTCTCACTGTTTAATTGGCGCTTTTCTTCTTGACTCAATGGTACAGCATCGGGCTCCAATTTAGCGATGTCGTCCCAGTCAAGTTGATTCTGTTTTGCGGAAAGATATTGTATGAAATCAAATGCCGATTGTTTTGCCGATTCGGGCAATTGCTCAAACAATTGCAATACTTTACTTTTATCAACTGACATATAAAACACCTCCGATATGGAGTAATTCCAATGACCCCATTGTACCACATTGTCAGCAAAATTCTATGCCACAACGCTTATTCATCATTATTTTGAATTAACTTGAATGTCCCCTACTGATGTAGATGCATTTATACGATAACCATTTGATCCAATTGTTCCTACCTTCTTATGGGGTGAATTAGCGCTATAGTCGATTCCTTCTAAATTCGTCGACACTGATCCAATTTCACTAACTAGCTTGATTTCAGCTGACTTTGGAGATTCGTTCAGATTAATTCTTATTGCTCCTGTATCCGTTTTTGCAGTCAAATTGTTTTCCAGGTTAAATCCTTCTACTACTATCTGACCAGCATCTACATCAAGATTCATTTCTCCAACTACACTTTTAAGCTGAATAGAGCCCGCATCAACACTTATATCTAAGCGATCCGCATTCAAATCTTTAACATCTACTACTCCAAAATGATTGTTGATCTTCAATTGATCATATAACTTATTGGGCAACGAGATATTTAGCTTTCTTTCACCTCTTGAGTCTTTGATAATAATAACGTTCTTTTCTTTCTCTTTTACATTAATATCTAGTTTACTAGATTTAATCGATGCTTCTAATGTAAATTTGCTTTCGATCTTATCATCTACCAGTAATTCCACCTCTGCATCATCAGTTGTACTTTTTGTTATAAATATTGTCATCGCGTCCGCTCTAATATGAATCTTATCAAAATCATCAACCTTAAATGACTCTTTCTTTAAGCTAATAAGTTCGCCCGAACCAGAACCTTCAGCAATGGTAACCATTCCAATGTTTGTAGTTAATGAACCACAACCTGTCATTCCGACTGCCAGTAGTACGACCACTAATAACCTACTTATTGTTTGATACGATCTCATGATCTCTCT is from Candidatus Cohnella colombiensis and encodes:
- the rarD gene encoding EamA family transporter RarD translates to MRKGIIYAVLTYLCWGLLPLYWRMFDTMSAMEVLSHRILWSFVFVAIIVIVAKRWKHMKAAVVDRKSKVAVILCSLLITCNWLIFIWAVNDNHVIETSLGYYMNPLISVLFAVVFLKERLYLGQWLAIILAGVGVLMLSIQYGHIPWISISLAVTFALYGLAKKMAKLDVLLGLTWETLIVFPISLFYLVFIHAQGTATLSTLSSSSLILLLLAGVATAMPLFWFAKATELLPLSMVGFIQYIAPTTSLLLAIFVFNESFTSGQLSSFILIWGALILYSITTFRTNKSTQQLKTVPS
- a CDS encoding DUF4097 family beta strand repeat-containing protein; the protein is MRSYQTISRLLVVVLLAVGMTGCGSLTTNIGMVTIAEGSGSGELISLKKESFKVDDFDKIHIRADAMTIFITKSTTDDAEVELLVDDKIESKFTLEASIKSSKLDINVKEKEKNVIIIKDSRGERKLNISLPNKLYDQLKINNHFGVVDVKDLNADRLDISVDAGSIQLKSVVGEMNLDVDAGQIVVEGFNLENNLTAKTDTGAIRINLNESPKSAEIKLVSEIGSVSTNLEGIDYSANSPHKKVGTIGSNGYRINASTSVGDIQVNSK
- a CDS encoding type II toxin-antitoxin system RelE/ParE family toxin, which gives rise to MSLTYRLTLNRDAIKFVAKQEKAIQERIRKSLLGLTVRPPIGDIRPMKGYDKRFRLRVGSYRVLFEIDHQEQVVYILAIDNRGDVY